Proteins from one Paenibacillus sp. J23TS9 genomic window:
- a CDS encoding sensor histidine kinase, translating to MNMRRMLFIVIPLLFVLNNAASFFIFQSGRTVQQSYNMMLDRVLLYKQIDGKTRENLRAINGYIMDRSDSSMEKYRNESEELTQLQTSLSAQNAIPSTELNVRSYRHMLDLFISQEASMMNALNSQTPLAYAVSYAEAEKTAAFIQEEAYQLIDLELSYYQPLYKKILVQTEVMNHWGVAVFILNTIVSVLLAYWISLRITRPIKELVQTARQISDGNLQVIPPQMSAHNEFRVLSEAFSQMQENLKLLISKEKEGLEKDRLVKELELEVLQNQINPHFLFNSLNVLSKLALIEGAEKTSDLTVSMSNLLRYNLRKLDRPVPLRDEVEHAQEYFIIQQARFRERIRFVTEIEEAGLEVLVPVLTLQPILENVFVHAMEGMEEGAVIKLSISCKADETWVAISDNGVGMSEEVRKSLLDVDSERPGGQEIQGKGQSTGLGTRNVFKRLQLFYNKKDMINIHSEPGKGTTVLIRIPAAGKEDGHVSPTDRR from the coding sequence ATGAATATGCGTAGAATGCTGTTCATTGTCATCCCTTTGTTGTTTGTTTTAAATAATGCGGCCTCTTTCTTTATCTTTCAAAGCGGACGGACCGTGCAGCAGAGCTATAATATGATGCTGGATCGGGTATTATTATACAAACAGATTGATGGGAAAACGCGTGAGAATCTTCGTGCTATCAATGGTTACATCATGGACCGCAGCGACAGCAGCATGGAGAAGTATCGAAACGAGAGTGAAGAATTGACGCAGCTGCAGACAAGCTTGTCTGCACAAAATGCGATTCCATCAACCGAGCTTAACGTCCGGAGTTACCGTCATATGCTGGATTTATTCATTTCGCAGGAAGCGAGCATGATGAATGCATTAAACAGCCAGACACCCTTGGCTTATGCCGTTTCTTATGCCGAGGCTGAGAAAACAGCCGCTTTCATTCAGGAAGAAGCCTATCAACTCATTGACCTGGAGCTAAGCTATTATCAGCCGCTATACAAGAAGATTCTGGTGCAGACTGAAGTCATGAATCATTGGGGAGTTGCTGTTTTTATTCTGAATACGATCGTCAGCGTTCTGTTGGCTTATTGGATTTCACTTCGGATTACGAGACCCATCAAGGAGCTGGTGCAGACAGCTCGGCAAATTTCGGATGGGAATTTACAAGTTATTCCTCCTCAGATGAGCGCCCATAATGAATTCCGGGTTTTATCCGAGGCATTCAGTCAGATGCAGGAAAACCTGAAGCTGCTCATCAGCAAAGAGAAGGAAGGCTTGGAGAAGGACCGTCTGGTTAAAGAGCTGGAGCTGGAAGTGCTGCAGAATCAAATCAATCCCCATTTTCTGTTTAATTCCTTGAACGTGCTGTCCAAGCTCGCATTAATTGAGGGTGCGGAAAAAACGAGTGATCTTACGGTATCCATGTCGAATCTGCTTCGCTATAATCTCCGGAAGCTGGACCGCCCGGTACCCCTCAGGGATGAGGTAGAGCATGCCCAGGAATACTTCATTATCCAGCAGGCCCGTTTCCGCGAACGGATCCGGTTTGTAACCGAGATTGAGGAGGCAGGGCTGGAGGTGCTAGTGCCTGTGCTGACGCTTCAACCTATCCTAGAAAATGTATTTGTGCACGCAATGGAAGGAATGGAAGAAGGGGCTGTGATTAAGCTTTCGATTTCATGCAAAGCGGATGAGACCTGGGTTGCAATATCGGATAATGGAGTCGGCATGAGCGAGGAAGTGCGCAAGTCTTTGCTGGATGTGGATTCGGAACGACCGGGGGGGCAGGAAATTCAGGGGAAGGGCCAATCTACCGGCCTGGGTACACGTAATGTATTCAAGCGGCTGCAGTTATTTTATAACAAAAAGGATATGATCAACATTCACAGTGAGCCGGGCAAGGGGACGACGGTCCTCATACGGATTCCTGCTGCAGGAAAGGAGGATGGGCATGTATCGCCTACTGATCGCAGATGA
- a CDS encoding substrate-binding domain-containing protein, translated as MLNRKWSFGLIVLVLIFGYVLLRFFSSTVRIDDLVRQMEQSNTEDTSLKHVVLIAQELDNPFWREMQQGADEAAAKLGMKMDYMGPIRINPPEQMKLLEKSIAARPDAILVQGINDPDYDLLIGKAIDQGIPVITVDADEPGSRRLAYVGTDNREAGVRMGKLVVKDADGSGRIGVMIGSELADNQRLRLEGFRSIISATPGFEIVDVRSSNISRIGAAKQAEAMLKEHGSIDIIVGFSALDAAGILEGVEAARKEAVQIYGFDDLETTRKSISQGEVMASIVQQPREMGSQSIRLLDQLFKGKKLSAHHFIDIYILDREHIKSGGSGR; from the coding sequence ATGTTAAACCGCAAATGGTCGTTTGGGCTGATCGTCCTTGTCCTTATTTTTGGCTATGTTCTCCTCCGGTTTTTCTCCTCAACGGTGAGGATAGATGATTTGGTACGGCAAATGGAACAAAGCAACACCGAAGATACTTCCTTAAAACATGTTGTCCTTATTGCGCAGGAACTGGATAACCCTTTCTGGAGGGAGATGCAGCAGGGGGCGGATGAGGCAGCGGCCAAGCTTGGGATGAAAATGGACTATATGGGACCCATTCGGATTAATCCCCCGGAACAGATGAAGCTGCTTGAAAAATCAATTGCCGCGAGGCCTGATGCGATATTGGTGCAAGGAATCAATGACCCGGACTATGATCTTCTTATTGGCAAAGCGATAGATCAGGGTATACCCGTCATTACAGTAGATGCGGATGAACCTGGGAGCCGGAGGCTTGCTTACGTTGGGACGGATAACCGGGAAGCAGGCGTACGGATGGGAAAGCTTGTTGTAAAAGATGCTGACGGAAGCGGCAGGATCGGTGTCATGATTGGCAGTGAACTGGCAGATAATCAAAGGCTTCGTTTGGAGGGATTCCGCTCGATCATTTCAGCGACACCCGGCTTTGAGATTGTAGATGTGCGCTCATCCAATATCTCGCGCATTGGAGCAGCTAAGCAGGCGGAGGCCATGCTGAAAGAGCACGGCAGCATCGACATTATTGTTGGATTCAGTGCCTTGGATGCAGCCGGCATTCTGGAAGGGGTAGAAGCAGCCCGCAAGGAAGCCGTGCAGATTTATGGGTTTGATGATTTGGAAACGACCCGGAAAAGCATCTCGCAGGGAGAAGTGATGGCTTCCATTGTTCAACAGCCTAGAGAGATGGGCTCGCAATCTATTCGTTTATTAGATCAATTGTTCAAGGGAAAGAAGCTCTCCGCGCATCATTTTATAGATATCTATATTCTGGATCGAGAGCACATCAAATCCGGGGGGAGCGGCCGATGA
- a CDS encoding AraC family transcriptional regulator: MYRLLIADDEALEREGIEWIVNRMMPDTFEISHAENGRIAIQKAAEFHPHIVMMDVRMPGIQGLEALKEIKALNPNVKMIMITAYEYFEYAKQALSLGVQEYLVKPAKREQIAAVLERFVHEIKEDKRKRDEQLAIRDKFFQLLPLAETEMALHLMSDQVNETEVDYLADILQLSIHKGCALVLAFPEMGDEKKKVYDTVKTLTHGMVKGKCGSVVSSMVHSHMAVFLLGKLQNGDEAIRDGAVQIGSKLAEALYGQCGITVSVGIGSVRPEVTGIRRSYYEAVFASKFDNKWGSLYRFEDLKISDKAESGWAADQPLPADDAPAGENIYVELAIRQIREEREQSTTNMLDRAMVYMRERFGEELSLEDVAEHVHLNPYYFSKVFKQQTGETFIDYVTRLRIDKAKELMKDGELSLKEVCYSVGYKDPNYFSRVFKKVTGVTPSEYRLQLQ; this comes from the coding sequence ATGTATCGCCTACTGATCGCAGATGATGAGGCATTGGAAAGAGAAGGTATCGAATGGATCGTTAACCGGATGATGCCGGATACCTTTGAAATTTCCCATGCGGAGAATGGGCGAATTGCCATTCAGAAGGCCGCAGAGTTCCATCCTCATATCGTGATGATGGACGTGAGAATGCCGGGTATTCAAGGGCTGGAAGCGTTAAAGGAAATCAAAGCACTGAATCCGAATGTCAAAATGATTATGATTACCGCCTATGAATATTTTGAATATGCCAAGCAGGCGTTATCCCTTGGAGTGCAGGAGTATTTGGTCAAGCCGGCCAAGAGGGAGCAGATCGCAGCCGTGCTGGAGCGGTTCGTGCATGAAATTAAGGAAGACAAAAGAAAGCGCGATGAGCAGCTGGCAATCAGGGATAAGTTCTTTCAATTGCTTCCGCTGGCGGAAACGGAAATGGCGCTTCATCTGATGTCCGATCAGGTGAATGAGACGGAAGTAGATTACCTTGCCGATATTTTGCAGCTTTCGATCCATAAAGGATGCGCGCTGGTGCTTGCCTTTCCGGAAATGGGGGATGAGAAGAAAAAGGTCTATGACACGGTCAAAACCTTAACGCATGGGATGGTCAAAGGCAAGTGCGGCTCCGTGGTCAGTTCCATGGTTCACAGCCATATGGCCGTATTTCTGCTCGGAAAGCTCCAGAACGGTGATGAGGCGATCAGAGATGGCGCTGTGCAAATTGGATCGAAGCTGGCAGAAGCCCTTTACGGGCAGTGCGGTATCACGGTTTCTGTAGGAATCGGGTCTGTGCGGCCGGAAGTAACGGGAATCAGACGATCGTATTATGAGGCTGTGTTCGCATCCAAATTTGATAACAAATGGGGCAGCCTCTACCGGTTTGAGGATCTGAAAATTTCTGATAAAGCTGAATCGGGATGGGCTGCGGATCAACCACTGCCGGCTGATGATGCTCCGGCTGGGGAGAATATATACGTAGAATTAGCCATTAGACAAATCCGCGAAGAACGTGAGCAGAGTACAACGAATATGCTGGACCGGGCTATGGTTTATATGCGTGAGAGATTTGGGGAGGAGCTTTCCCTGGAGGATGTGGCGGAGCATGTTCATTTGAATCCGTATTATTTTAGCAAAGTGTTCAAGCAGCAGACAGGGGAAACCTTTATTGATTATGTGACCCGGCTTCGCATTGATAAGGCGAAGGAACTGATGAAGGATGGAGAGCTCAGCCTGAAGGAGGTTTGTTATTCCGTCGGCTACAAGGATCCTAACTATTTCAGCCGCGTCTTTAAAAAGGTTACAGGAGTTACTCCCTCGGAGTATCGTTTACAGCTTCAATAG
- a CDS encoding TetR/AcrR family transcriptional regulator, whose amino-acid sequence MSVNPEDPRVKRTRQLFVQAFNDLVRKKRNVYSISVHDITNQATVNRTTFYAHFQDKYDFLGYWMTDKFHMTLRDKLPVETRCTAENLRILIQTIFDFLLRFKQQYSTPGDKQFEAMFENAMHQDLQRLLLKRINEVDIQGFSQEKLEAMALVISWGIFGSALQWSRNPHDSSMETMFDEVIEVISVNLAPFWEQTTS is encoded by the coding sequence ATGTCGGTAAATCCCGAGGATCCGCGTGTTAAAAGAACCCGTCAATTGTTCGTGCAGGCTTTTAACGATTTGGTTAGGAAAAAGAGAAACGTCTATTCCATTTCTGTGCATGATATCACGAATCAAGCAACTGTAAACCGAACCACATTTTATGCGCATTTTCAGGATAAATATGACTTTCTTGGATATTGGATGACGGATAAGTTCCACATGACTCTAAGGGATAAACTTCCGGTAGAAACAAGATGCACTGCGGAAAATTTGCGAATCCTTATTCAAACCATATTCGATTTTCTTTTGCGGTTTAAACAACAATATAGCACTCCGGGAGACAAGCAGTTTGAAGCGATGTTTGAAAATGCCATGCATCAGGATCTTCAGCGACTCCTGCTTAAACGGATAAATGAAGTGGACATACAGGGCTTTTCGCAAGAAAAATTGGAAGCTATGGCACTCGTTATCAGTTGGGGCATATTCGGATCGGCCTTACAGTGGAGCCGGAACCCTCATGATAGCTCAATGGAAACGATGTTTGATGAAGTCATTGAGGTTATATCAGTTAATTTGGCCCCTTTTTGGGAGCAAACAACCAGCTAA
- a CDS encoding SDR family oxidoreductase, with product MIVVTGANGKLGRKVVEELLKRVPAGDIGVSVRDVNTAQDLQERGVRVREGNFDDSESLLHAFEDASQVLMISSHSLGEAAVRQHQTAIDSAKKAGVIRLLYTSQMFSSATSHFPPMNVHAATEEMLRSSGMAFTSLRNGFYAASAIMWMGDALKTGELIAPEDGPVAWTTHSDLAEATAVILTEQRYDGITPHLTASEAIDMDRIASIASKVLDRLVRRIVVSDDEYRNHLMSRGLPEAMVGMLTGMFQASRQGDFSQTSPALENLIGRSPVDFTDFLKDSISQ from the coding sequence ATGATTGTTGTTACAGGCGCGAATGGAAAATTAGGCCGGAAGGTCGTAGAGGAACTTCTCAAGCGTGTTCCTGCCGGGGATATTGGTGTAAGTGTCCGTGATGTGAACACAGCACAGGATCTACAAGAACGCGGAGTTCGTGTTCGGGAAGGAAATTTCGATGATTCCGAAAGTCTTCTTCACGCCTTTGAGGATGCGTCTCAAGTTCTTATGATCTCGTCCCACTCCTTGGGAGAAGCTGCTGTTCGTCAGCATCAAACCGCAATCGACTCGGCCAAAAAAGCGGGTGTTATTCGACTGCTGTATACTAGCCAAATGTTTTCGTCTGCAACGTCGCATTTTCCTCCCATGAACGTTCATGCTGCTACAGAAGAGATGCTAAGATCTTCAGGAATGGCTTTCACGTCGCTGCGAAACGGCTTTTATGCCGCATCAGCGATCATGTGGATGGGTGATGCCTTGAAAACAGGGGAATTGATTGCACCGGAAGATGGTCCTGTTGCCTGGACCACTCATTCCGACCTGGCTGAAGCCACAGCAGTAATCCTGACAGAGCAGAGATATGATGGTATAACTCCCCACCTTACGGCTTCTGAAGCGATTGACATGGATAGGATCGCATCGATTGCTTCCAAGGTCTTGGATCGACTGGTTCGGCGAATTGTCGTGTCGGATGATGAATATCGGAACCACCTGATGTCGCGAGGACTGCCGGAAGCGATGGTCGGCATGCTTACAGGTATGTTTCAAGCAAGTCGGCAGGGAGATTTCTCGCAAACCAGTCCCGCTTTGGAAAACCTGATTGGCAGATCCCCAGTGGATTTTACGGATTTTTTAAAGGACTCGATTTCTCAATAA